In Nematostella vectensis chromosome 12, jaNemVect1.1, whole genome shotgun sequence, the genomic window atccgcccctgcatATGTCTAATACCTTGTTCCTCTCACTCTCAAGAAGcgctggatccgcccctgcatATGTCTAATACCTTGTTCCTCTCACTCTCAAGAAGCGCGGGATCCGCCCCTGCATATGTGTAATACCTTGTTCCTCTCACTCTCAAGAAGCGCGGGATCCGCCCCTGCATTTGTGTAATACCTTGTTCCTCTCACTCTTAAGAAGcgctggatccgcccctgcatATGTGTAATACCTTGTTCCTCTCACTCTCAAGAAGCGCGGGATCCGCATTTATACTCCCCATGTAGTGCTGTTTTGTCTTAAGTGCATCCTTTGATTGTTGTCCATATTAGAAACACCACTACCGGGAGCTTCCTGATGAAGTCAAGCGATCGCTTGGGACAATACCGGACGAGTACGTACGGTACTTCACGAGCCGCTTCCCACGACTCCTCATGCACACTTACAACGTCATGCGAATCTGCCAAAATGAGACAGTCTTCCACACGTACTATTACAGGGCAGAATCGTGATCTGCAGAAAAGAACGTTTGATCAAGTGCAATGGAACGTTTGATTGAGTACAATGGAAGACTTAATCGAGTGCAATGGATTGTTTGAGTGTAATGATAGGTTAATGAATTTAAATGGATCGTCTTATGAAGTGAAATGTTTGAGTACGCAAATCGACCGTTTGGTCGTGTAAACTGGAATGCTTTGCAATTCAATGGAACGTTTGATCGGGTACAATGGAACGTATCTTTGTGAGTGAAAACGGTTTCAAAGAAATGTTTGACCAGATCTATGGAGCGTTAGATTAAAGCAATGTGGGATTTGGGAATGTGATGGAGTGTTCTATTTCCTGACGTGTCATTCTGGTAGAACAAAAATCCGCCAAATGGAACCGAAAGGAACATTGCCCCAAGACTTTGCCCCGTCTACAATACATACGCGACCATTATCTGTAACAATGAAAATATTTGTAGATttttgtacatatttttttagaaataataaaacaatctTATACTAAAGACTGTGTCCACTGTTGTCCTAATCTACGGAGAAGCTGCAACGGCTGcgataattatcattacaagtGTAGCCTCCTACGCAGGCGCTTTCTAGTTTCGGGCTCCCTGTGCTTCTTGCTCAAAAACCTAGGGTAATCGACCTGCTTAAAAGCTTAGGGTAAGTGTGCACAGGTAGCCTGAAACTCAAATGCGGGTGCGTAGGTGGTTACACCAAATAGGTAATTTATTTAGTATTTAATTATACTCGTCTGGAAGGGGCTTTACAGGGTGGATTTTCACTAGCGaaagatggggggggggggggggggagacggATGAAGTTAAGCGCGAATGAAAACATACGAACAAACGAGGGTAACTGTCTCACTCTCTTTCCTCCCCGCTCCCTATCCGTCTCGGCTTAAAAATAGGCCAGTTAACTTTAATCAATAACTTTTAATTTATTCTAGctctttaaaatattttaaaaaggaGCTGATTAGAAGGTAGTTCACTCGTACAATTGTGCCTCCTCTTTATCCATGTTCCTCGCAAATCTGCGGAGAAGCTCGTCACTGACCGACACCTGTTTCACCGCCGGATCCTCGCGCATGCCGCCGAACCACGCTGAAAGCTTCGGTAGGTTCTCTCCGATCATCGGAAACTCGTGCTCGGCTGTCGGAAGGCGTCCGAAGAATGGCCATAAAAAGTAGTCCAGCATCCCCGGCTTTTCTCCTGTACAGAGACGTCTTTGATCGAAAGCTTTCAATGTAGCGTAAACTACTCAAAAGAGGAGGTGGCTGCAGGTGTGGTTGGGAAAAAAATGAAGGGGGGAGTCTAAAGCAATGTCATAACCCAacaggggaagggaggggttCTGAGGAGTAGAACTTCAGaatagggaggggagggggctgaAATTTGGATCATTTCACACCaagccccctcccctttcAAAATAAAGAACTGCCCCTAATACACCAACTTTTTTCCTACTCTcgtcccctctccccccgtCCCTCTCCTTTGAGCCGCTACATACGCAGACTTTTAGAATTTAGCACGAAAAAACAAATAGTAATCTCTTTCTTTCTGCCTATAAAGAACTAAGTATTCTTAGCCATGTTATGGTCACTCCTTTTAGACCGACCTTTGTGTGTTTctaaaattttcaaatgtgCCAATGAGTTACCTACCTCCAAAGAAAACAGTGTTGCTGACGAAAAGCTCTTGTTCGTATGTCTGGAAGTGTCTTGTCAGCTGCAGCACATTCTCCTCTGCATCTCCCGTCCCATTCAACAGGCGGAAATAGCTCGACATCACCTGTAACATCAAAACGAATTTGTTTCAGGTCCCACAGATAATAGATAGTAGTGGTCGGTTACTTATAACCTCTTCGAGTATTTTCTACGGTTTTTGTACCTCACCCAACTTCACCTTGTCAAACCTCTGAGCGTTTTACGTCTTAAGTAATGGTGTTTTCCTACCTTTCCAAGCTTACCCTGTCAAACCTTTGAATGAGGAGTTTTTGTCTGCTTTTCAAGTAGGGGTCGCTCGGGTAGAATTGGATCTTTGGATATTGATCTTCAAGAAATTCTGATGGGAAAAGAAGAATAAACAAGGTTTGCATGTCTAGCCAAATTCGGGGCGAATTGTATAAGTTTTTAATGCGAGCATCTCGGTCTAATATTTCTAATAATTCACAACAACAAGTTTAAGCCCAAACATTATTGAAATCCCTTTTCAACGtcaaaagtaaaaagaaataaaacatggtTCATTACCACAAATGATAACTGACTCCGGGATCAGTTTGCCGTCCATTGTTTCCAGAGCAGGTACCTTGCCCTCACAATCGGGATCCGATTGAAACCAGTCTGGTTTACGCTTCAAATTCACATTCACGCATTCGTAATCCAAACCTTTTGCCGCTAAGACAAGTCGTGCACGCTGAAACAATATACGCTTGTATCAATAACGGAGCAGTTCCCCCTCACTTTTTCTCCTCATCCCTCCTACTCATCCCTTCTTCCCCTCACCCCTCCTTCTTCTCATCCCTCTTTCTCCTCACCCCTTCTTCTCCTCACTACTCCTCACCCTACTTCTTCTCACTCCTTCTTCTCCTCACCCCTTTTTCTCCTCACCCCTCCTTCTCCTCAcccccctttctcccccctttcCTTCTCCTCACTCCTCATTCTCATCACCCCTCCTTCTCATCACCCCTCCTTCTCATCACCCCTCCTCCTTACTCCTTCTTCTCACCCCTTCTTCTCCTCACCCCTCCTCCTCACTCCTTCTCCTCACCCCTCCTTTTACAAACTTCTCCTTCTCAAATTTCCTTTGTTTCACCCATCTTCACTGGCACACCAGTAAGGACCGGTGAGCTTGGCTGCAGCCGGATTGGCTGGTCTAATGGAGTAGAAATGATGTGCCTTTCTCTTGCTGCGGTAAACTCTTCCCCTGTCGTCTTGCACCATGTATGACCTTGGTAGTACTTCCGCTGTCCTCCACTGCTTTTGCCGCCTGTTCGGTTTCTGACTTTCCAACCAGATTCCAGTGGTGGCAGGTCTTTGCTGTTCTGGTTGTAATACGCTGCAGCTTTTTCTTGACGCGTTTTGAGTGCTTTAACAACTGTATCAGGGTTCACTGGTTGAGGGAGTAACAACCTTTTGTGAGTGGGAAGCATGGTACGGGTCCTCCGGCTCATCAACAGTTGGACGGGTGATACACCAATGTCCTCAAAAGGTGTATTGCGGTACTTGAGAAGTCCCTCGAATGGATCCTTTCCATCACCATCTGCTTTCTTAAGAATACGTTTGGCCGTCTGCACAGCTTTCTCAGCCGCACCATTCGACTGAGGATATTCAGGTGAACTGGTAATATGTTGAAACCACCCCCATTCTTTCACAAATATTTTGAATTGGTGGGTGCTATCAAATAAGTTTCTAGTATTACTGTATTACATATTATCACTGATCACTTGGTCGGGTATTCCATAGCGAGCAAATATTTTGTTCAGGTTGTTAATGATACAGGTTGCAGTAGTTTGACGTAAGAGCTCGATTTCGAAATACTTCGAGTAGAAATCAGTCACTACTAGGTAGGTATGTCCACCGTAATCAAATAGATCAGTACCAACGATCTGCCACGGCAGCCCAGGAATGTCGTGAGGCCTGAGAGTTTCTTTTTTGCTACTGATTCCTTAAGCCATTACAGATTCCGCAGGATCGGCCTTTGTCTTTCACCTTTGCACTCATACCTGGCAAGAAAACATAGTCCCAATCATAGGATAGACCTTTTGACTCACCCATGTGCGCACCATGATTCTCATCAAGTACTTCAGCTCTCATCCCTCGTTGTACGACAATTCGATCAGACTTGAATAGTAAGCCATCCTCAACACTTAGCTCCTCCCTTTAGTTAAAATATTCTCTTGCTGATTCATCGATCTGGTCCCTGTCTGAAGGCCAACCAGTGAGAACATAATTCATAACGACCTGCGAAGTCTCATCAGTATTGGTACAACCTCTAAACTTTGACAGATCATCGTTGTCAAGTCCTAACTTGTCAACCAAGTTGACTTGAACCTCATCACTGTCATTGCTAGGTGTATCTGGTATATGTATGGGTGCTCTGCTCAAACAGTCAGAAAGGACTTGTTGCTTACCAGGAACATAGTTGACATTCAAATCATACTTTGTAAGCTTAAGGAGCATGCGCTGTAATCTGGGTGGGGCATCATTAAGTGGTTTCTTGAAAATTGACTCGAGCGGTTTGTGATCTGTCTGTACGACTGACCGGTTATAAAGGTAGGTATGAAACTTCTTTACCCCCCAGGTAATAGCAAGTAATTCCCTTTCAATGTTTGCGTGATGTTTCTCTGCATTGGTCAGTGTTCGTGATCCATATACAACTGGCTTTCCGTCCTGCATTACCACTGCACCTAAGCCTGTACTGCTGGAATCATCATTCAAAACTGTCTGTTTGTTATTGTCGAAATATGACAGATCAGGTGAACCACTGTTAACACGTTTGAGCTGTTCAAACGCATTTTGTTGGGGTGTGTCCCATACAAGAACGGCATCCTTCTGTAGCAACTGGGAGATGGGTCCCTGAATCTCTGCTTTGTTTTGGATAAACTTATCAAGATAGTTCATAGTTCCTATTAGTCGTTGCACCCCCTCTTTGTCTGTTGGCGGTGGCATGTCAATGATAGCCTTGATCTTCTATGGATCTGGCTGCAAGCCTTGTGAAGTAAGACTGTGGCCGACATAACTTACTTCATCCACTCTAAGCTTTACTTTACTAGAATTAAACTTCAGTCCTACCTCTCGACTTCGCTCCAGTACCATTAACAGTTTTTTATCCATTTCTGGACTGGAAGACTGGTCTTGTGCATGTATGAGGAAGTCATCCACAATGATTTCAACTGGGAAACCTTCAAACAGCCGTTCCATCTCTCGCTGGTATATCTCTGGCGCTGGAGCCACAGAACCGGTAGCCTACAGAACCTTTGAACTTGCTCCATCAACTGGGAGCTGCCAGAACCCACTGCAGGCGTCTAGAGCTGTAAAAACAACAGTGTTAGCAAGTTTGTCTGCAACTTCTTCTATAGTCaccatagggtggtgtacacgCTTCAGTGCAGTATCTAGATCTCGTGGATCAATTCAGATCTGATTTCCTCTTTAGTGGGTTGTCCTTTCCCCTTCTCTCGTCTCTTGTCTACCACTAGCATTGAGCTGACCCATGGTGTGTGTTCCTCCTCCTTGACTATGATTCCATCTTGTTCCATCTCAGACAACTTCTCTTTTACAGGCCCCAGGAGTGATATTGGTAACTTTCTTGGAGGATGAATAACAGGTGTTACAGACTCATCAGTTTCCAGAGTGATTTCATTAGGTAGTCTACCAGGCTTATCACTGAAACAATCTTGAAAGTTCTTTAGCACTGGATCTGTTGTAGTGATATCTGGAAGAGTATGCTTGCTATCTCGAGCATCTGAGGCTGTTGGTTTACGCTGAATCAAATCTAAGTTCATAAACTGCAACACCTCTAAGTCAAGGCATGCATCGCAGCTCACCAATGGAGTGATATCGCCATGTACAACTAGGTATTACAGGTAAACAGTACGATTCTTGTATTGAGTAGGGAGCCGTACGTGTATTAGCTTAGTAGCTAACCATCCCTTCAATGGCTGGTGGATTTTCTAGAGTGGCTTTCGTGTAACTTGTCTGTACCGCCTCAAGAGAATGACATTTGCCTCAGCACCAGTGTCGGCTTTAACTTTGACTTGACGGTTACTTATGGTGACATTGATCATGCTTTTGCTCCTTGACGCTGATACATCCACTGACCTCAGCTCAACTGAAGCAAAGTAGGCATGAGTtgcatcatcgtcatcgttgTTTTAACTGGCGGCTTTTTCAACATGATGCACACTGCTCTTCCTTTTAGATCTACACACCCTCGCGAAGTGACCGacctttttaaattttctgcACTCTTACTTGAAGGCTGGACATTGACCTTGCGAAAATGAATGCCTGAGACCACAAAATTTGCATAAAGGATTGCCAGGCAACgcaatatattattttgttcctttttgtcagataatgattctttgaaaatttggtcATAATAGCTCCAATGGTTCAAAAGTTACGGATGGGGGGCCGAAAGAGCCCCCCCACGCCCAATCAGAGGATATtgtgttgccatggcaacacaATTTGACGTCATTTAAGGACATATAATTATAAATAGACTATCTTTCTAAACCTTTGCATAGAACATCTAAAATCCAAATAAGTTATTATAATCAGCTCCTAATCATAAAGCGACcgatattcttaaaaaaagttgTCTTTGTGGCGTCACGATGTGAGCAGAAACGggcaatatttcttttttttagatgtgtaTTTCTCGATAATCTTGCAGTAGACATATATTATTAGTGACACTAGttctatgacaacaatatatgacacctgtgacgtcattgattggcatggtacctttaatatagcataagtTTGCAACTGGACTtttaattaaagtaataatttaaatatctttcccaaaaatctttttttttctactttttatttaaaatagaggaatataaaaggattttgtcaaatttagatgttagtttaaaaaaaacccagcgATTTTTAGCTAATTATGTGACATCAGCGTCCGCCATCTTAGAtctgccatcttggattttatGAAAGtgatttattttaatcaataaaaactgggTGGCAAAATCTGAAGGTTTTATACAATATTTAATCTTCGTTTCAAGTTGTATAAATGatttttgctatttctacaAGCTATTTCGAAAAGGttaaaaattgacaaaaaaacaccacctctcccccctaaaatagagatgtaaatttttattgtgtttttacaaaacttggtataaaacgtttatatgACATGGATTTACGTTGAGCACGTCGTATTAATAGTTGATCTTAACGACTTAAAGCGATTTGCCTAATTTTCATGAAATCTATGTCTCAAAACttggttgctatggtaaccAGGGTAaacatatcaaaattttgtttacaccaaactgatcccagataaattttaggaaaagtcatcaaatttcaatgctctagccctactagttcaaaaattattacagatcAAAGGTGCTGGGGGCCTCAAAAGCCCCCCGCCAccccggtctgaatagggATAAATGTCTAAAAGGGTTGAATTTCTAAAGGCATCGTGATGGTGACaaaggtaattttttttaccaatgtTTTTACAGGATAAACGTTGATTTTTATCCAGATCAcgtagaaatatatatatatttgttatcATTTATAGTGGCAGCGTTTTTTAGCTGCCATGCAATCTTTTTGAAATCTATCtataaatttgattttttcaaagtatgcatatttttcgtgattttcatgatttgggatccctgtggtttttcatACAAATCTCGTATGGGGAAATTCGATGCGGTTTTTCTGGGTGTTTGCGTGCTCCGATTTTTTTAGACTATGTGCTATGTGTATGTTACAAAAGGAGAATTAATTAAGACAATAAAGGTTGAAAAACCTTGTATTGCAATTAGTCCAATCTTAAACcgtagattgactggactagaGCTTGTCGGGCGTAACCTCGCGACGGGTTTTAAGATATCGCCTTCAAATTTTCGGGACCTGATATTAAGATGGTGAGGAATTTTCGATTTCGACTGAAGATCgcttttatataatttttcgTGTCCAACTTTCGCTAGAAATGAGAGTTCAATCTTTGattcgtgatattttgttgacagtgtcaaataacaaaaagtcctcacacactttggtagatcatctatctgtcattgagatgcaattatgtgcaagtgcatgcgcaataacgCGAAGGTACATTACGATCTAGAGTAAATTCCgtacttttgagtttgaggccccaaaacttaaacacggaattagctattacaaaaaaaaggtGCATGAGATAATTCAATcctttatcttttatttgatatatagtttgtacatgtagtgaaaattgcggCGCGACCATATTTTTTTCCCGCGGACACGTCGTTTACCTTTACCGAGACCTTATATTTGTCGTCAATTTTTAGCATCGAAATTCTAAACCTTCACATAGGCTGTATGACCACATATTGAACCGATTCTGGAAATGTCTTTAAAAAGCGCTAAATTTTTGCGTCTCAAATAAGTGCAAAAcatgttgtttactttttatgtGCTACTACATTATTGCGTgttaatacaaatacaatttttaaatgtgTACACTCTCCATACATTGGGTCGTCTTTGGTAAAAACTCTCTAGAGCAATCGCATAAACATTGACCTTTCTGTGCGAAGGTTAAAATTGAAAACGCGCTCTGTTTTTGATCTGTTGATTAACGCGCGAGCGACCATAAATAAATACCACAGGTAACCAAATGGTTGcttgaaataccatttccttattcgacaaatgttttgaaaacacaaacgaccctctttttagtctattccttattcggataagtagttaaaacgaaatcaggcgttatgaaataccatttccttattcgagaaatgtttagaaaatataaaagaaccctctttttagtctattccttattcggataagtagttaaaacgaaatcaggcgttatgaaataccatttccttattagagaaatgtttagaaaatataaaagaaccctctttttagtttattccttattcggataattagttaaaacgagattgggagttatgaaataccatttcctttttcgagaactctttcgaaaggagtcgttaaagcgaaatcgggcgttatgaaatttcatttcctctagtgagaaatgatgagcaaacactgacaatcctcttcatagtctattccttattcggataagtcgtaaaacgaaatcggacgttgggagattccatttccttattcgcgaaaactaacttgaataaggaacagttccctattcgtgtcactgcactaatctatttgttttgacaGAGCCTTATCtggtagccaaggtgttaattgacaacaagcactatctgtcaaattgtggttttgttagcaaggtcaaattccttctacacgcgtacgtagtcaagtaaagcgtgaatatttctcctctaaatatattaatgcgtttggaaagaaagcccaagatacaaatacatctattagatgagaggtagatttcctcttttttgctagattcatttgtgaaagcgattgcacgcattgcgtaatttgaccttttgtagcagatagagtctcatgttcacaactccgcttagcagcgagcacgttaaagcatccaaatttacccgacggaaatgctgttggacttgttctgaataaactgttatgcctaaatactgtttcaactcgaattaaaaggtatcatgaaagtaccccccccccccccccccacccggatttgaataaggaactgagcgaataaggaaacagacgaaaaaggaactgcgaataaggaaccaACTTCACTCTGGTCCTGCAGACCACTTAATTATTCTACATATCTTTCGTTAGTAGCTCAAGAGAAGACGAAGGCTCTGTTAACCAAAGTAAAATAACACATCCTTACCTCTGCAAATGGGCAAAAACGCATATTATACAAGCGAAGTTTGTCTTTGGGCTTCGTGGGCCTACTAGAGCATGCTCTAGCCTGCGGTGCTGGCGGTTGTGGGAAGCTTGAGAACTTGTAGCAAAACACGTAAAAATATGTCTGCTTTTGCTCCTAATGAGGAAAGAGAGCACGGCAGAATGTGTTCCTATTTAACGCGTGAATGATTGTCACGAAAATATAGCACTTTGTTATGCAACACCTCATCAGCTCATGTGTGATTGTTTTGTAAAGGGACATCCGTTGCGGTGTTGGGGTGTGGGGCTCGCATTATGTTTGGATTATGTTTGCCAACAGGgtcttttttttcgttttggtTACAGACCGCCCTAAGATTTCAGGTACGCGTAGTGTCTGCAcgaaacaaaatacaaactcgcaaaagcaaaatacaaactcgcaaaagcaaaatataaactcgcaaaagcaaaatacaaactcgcaaatgcaaagtacaaactagcaa contains:
- the LOC5516953 gene encoding glutathione S-transferase omega-1 isoform X1; amino-acid sequence: MERLFEGFPVEIIVDDFLIHAQDQSSSPEMDKKLLMVLERSRERARLVLAAKGLDYECVNVNLKRKPDWFQSDPDCEGKVPALETMDGKLIPESVIICEFLEDQYPKIQFYPSDPYLKSRQKLLIQRFDRVMSSYFRLLNGTGDAEENVLQLTRHFQTYEQELFVSNTVFFGGEKPGMLDYFLWPFFGRLPTAEHEFPMIGENLPKLSAWFGGMREDPAVKQVSVSDELLRRFARNMDKEEAQLYE
- the LOC5516953 gene encoding glutathione S-transferase omega-1 isoform X2, with amino-acid sequence MRFCPFAERARLVLAAKGLDYECVNVNLKRKPDWFQSDPDCEGKVPALETMDGKLIPESVIICEFLEDQYPKIQFYPSDPYLKSRQKLLIQRFDRVMSSYFRLLNGTGDAEENVLQLTRHFQTYEQELFVSNTVFFGGEKPGMLDYFLWPFFGRLPTAEHEFPMIGENLPKLSAWFGGMREDPAVKQVSVSDELLRRFARNMDKEEAQLYE